One region of Termitidicoccus mucosus genomic DNA includes:
- the sfsA gene encoding DNA/RNA nuclease SfsA: MRVFLPFPKPLIQAKFLNRPQRFLVEIELKNGSRCLIYCANPGALKGCEVNEAPVLVWDSSSLIRKRKYTWRAIKVGPTWVGTDTHISNLLVELSLRRRLIPGLFQYDILKKEPKGESGIRLDFLLKDGKKRCYIEIKSAIIVQDRSVQFPDSKSPRTIKQLQELITEANNGHRAILFFLIQRGDVNEMRINKNCDPEFNYAFNRALVEGVEIIAVKHNITKAGFGFPTVIPVKY; this comes from the coding sequence TTGAGGGTATTCCTTCCATTTCCCAAGCCTCTAATTCAGGCGAAATTCCTTAATCGACCGCAGCGCTTTTTAGTCGAAATAGAATTAAAAAATGGATCAAGATGCTTGATTTATTGCGCTAACCCAGGGGCACTTAAAGGCTGCGAAGTAAATGAAGCCCCCGTTTTAGTCTGGGATAGTTCTAGCTTAATCAGAAAAAGAAAATATACTTGGCGTGCCATAAAAGTAGGTCCGACTTGGGTAGGAACAGATACTCATATCTCAAACCTATTGGTTGAGCTTTCTTTGCGAAGGAGGTTAATCCCTGGACTATTCCAATATGATATCTTAAAAAAAGAGCCCAAAGGAGAGTCGGGAATTCGATTGGATTTTCTTCTGAAGGATGGGAAGAAGCGTTGTTATATTGAAATAAAAAGTGCAATTATCGTTCAAGATCGCTCTGTTCAGTTTCCTGACTCCAAAAGCCCTAGGACAATCAAGCAACTGCAGGAATTGATTACTGAAGCCAATAACGGCCATCGTGCCATATTGTTTTTCTTAATTCAACGCGGTGATGTAAATGAAATGAGAATAAATAAAAACTGTGATCCAGAATTTAATTACGCATTCAATCGAGCCCTTGTTGAGGGGGTAGAAATTATAGCCGTTAAGCACAATATCACGAAAGCTGGATTTGGTTTCCCGACAGTAATACCCGTGAAATACTAA
- a CDS encoding antitoxin Xre/MbcA/ParS toxin-binding domain-containing protein, which produces MATVTKTKKSITAHPAFGTFRFSHRGARDYASLLQLYRDTFHLPQPMLVRLTGFSPRSVAKWGQGEAPSLKQEKALVEMDRLLDGLARVMEPAQVGRWLKQPNTAFDGSTPLQVVERGEIDRIWRMLYDLESGQPG; this is translated from the coding sequence ATGGCAACTGTCACCAAGACCAAAAAGAGCATCACGGCGCATCCCGCGTTTGGGACGTTCCGTTTCAGCCATCGGGGCGCTCGCGACTACGCCAGCCTGCTGCAACTCTACCGTGACACCTTTCATCTCCCTCAACCGATGCTGGTCCGCTTGACGGGCTTCTCGCCTCGTTCGGTGGCAAAATGGGGCCAAGGTGAGGCTCCCTCACTCAAACAGGAAAAAGCCCTCGTGGAAATGGATCGTTTGCTCGACGGCTTGGCCCGCGTGATGGAACCCGCTCAGGTTGGCCGCTGGTTGAAGCAGCCCAACACCGCCTTCGACGGCTCGACTCCTCTTCAAGTGGTGGAGCGTGGAGAAATCGACCGTATCTGGCGTATGCTCTACGATCTCGAATCAGGGCAGCCAGGGTAA
- a CDS encoding RES family NAD+ phosphorylase, with protein MKSNRIQPNPQFEELCAILSAHPNWLKPWSGAFFRFQTVDFPTAKDVLSGKGASQHGGRWNSPGINVLYGSTTDTTALEECKANDRYYGVVTKALRLLVAIEARLSRLLDLTDPAIRRQLGITLKELSAEDWRKLQRAGQESLSQTIGRAAAAAGASGLLVRSAAVSRGINVVVFTKAHQADRLAVVEGDKLARLGVTMRT; from the coding sequence ATGAAAAGCAATCGTATCCAGCCCAATCCTCAGTTTGAGGAGCTATGCGCAATCCTCAGCGCGCATCCCAACTGGCTGAAGCCGTGGTCCGGTGCATTTTTTCGTTTCCAGACGGTGGATTTCCCCACGGCGAAAGACGTGCTCAGCGGAAAGGGAGCAAGCCAGCATGGCGGGCGTTGGAATTCGCCCGGCATCAATGTGCTCTATGGCAGCACGACAGACACAACCGCCTTGGAAGAATGCAAGGCGAACGACCGTTACTACGGCGTCGTTACCAAGGCCCTACGATTGTTGGTCGCCATTGAGGCGCGGCTTTCCCGGCTGCTCGATCTCACCGATCCCGCCATCCGCCGACAGTTGGGCATTACGTTGAAGGAACTTTCAGCCGAGGACTGGAGGAAACTTCAGCGTGCGGGACAGGAAAGCCTTTCTCAAACCATTGGACGAGCCGCAGCGGCGGCCGGCGCAAGCGGATTGCTAGTCAGGTCGGCGGCGGTTTCTCGCGGCATCAATGTCGTGGTGTTTACCAAGGCACACCAAGCCGACCGGCTGGCAGTGGTGGAGGGCGACAAACTTGCCCGTCTCGGCGTGACAATGCGCACTTGA
- a CDS encoding TrbI/VirB10 family protein: MKTTLWTFLKSPSGNLVFFAGVIAIGGVMVFRSYARDRARAEQMSRIEETSPEVGRQSILRDGAPLKVPALFTPPKREEAPPEAESRPRAARERTGGQLGGKQVLPISLFTASGGAEASELSKTYAPYGRLIPCETVVTLESSRLETPVIGLVTEDVWHQGRLIIPAGAEVHGRASLDRSRERIAVAGKWVVVWRDGSPLNGTELVLSGIALDRQRDDVTGEFGLRDGSAGLVGQLIRSDNWQEVKLFASTFLAGMASGLQEMRNQNTAYGDVPVPVASGKNAALQGTADVLNLYARQIQEVIARDGFYVRVPAGKQFYLYVTETVDQAKGARGNVRNEEIWRNEHAKN; encoded by the coding sequence ATGAAGACGACCCTCTGGACCTTCCTCAAATCTCCCTCGGGCAATCTGGTCTTCTTCGCCGGAGTGATAGCCATCGGCGGCGTGATGGTATTTCGCTCCTACGCGCGGGACCGGGCGCGGGCCGAACAGATGTCCCGCATCGAGGAAACGTCACCCGAGGTCGGTCGGCAATCCATCCTGCGCGACGGAGCCCCGCTTAAGGTGCCGGCGCTGTTCACACCGCCGAAACGTGAGGAGGCGCCGCCGGAGGCTGAATCGCGCCCGCGCGCGGCACGGGAGCGGACGGGCGGGCAGTTGGGCGGCAAGCAAGTGCTGCCGATCAGCCTGTTCACCGCCTCCGGCGGCGCGGAGGCATCGGAGCTGTCCAAAACTTACGCGCCCTATGGTCGGCTGATTCCCTGCGAAACCGTCGTCACCCTCGAATCTTCCCGGCTGGAAACGCCGGTCATCGGCCTGGTGACGGAGGATGTCTGGCATCAGGGCCGGCTTATCATTCCGGCCGGCGCGGAGGTTCACGGGCGCGCGTCGCTCGACCGCTCGCGCGAGCGTATCGCGGTGGCCGGAAAATGGGTCGTGGTCTGGCGCGATGGCAGTCCGCTCAACGGCACGGAGTTGGTTTTGAGCGGCATCGCCTTGGACCGTCAGCGCGATGACGTGACGGGGGAGTTTGGGCTGCGGGACGGCTCGGCCGGCCTGGTCGGGCAACTCATCCGGTCGGACAACTGGCAGGAGGTAAAACTGTTTGCGTCCACCTTCCTCGCAGGCATGGCGAGCGGCTTGCAGGAAATGCGGAATCAAAACACGGCCTACGGCGACGTGCCGGTGCCGGTCGCGTCCGGCAAAAACGCGGCGCTCCAAGGCACGGCGGATGTGCTCAATCTCTACGCCCGGCAAATCCAGGAAGTGATCGCGCGGGACGGCTTCTATGTCCGCGTGCCGGCCGGAAAACAATTTTACCTCTACGTGACCGAAACCGTCGATCAGGCGAAGGGAGCGAGGGGCAACGTCCGCAACGAAGAAATCTGGAGGAACGAACATGCGAAGAACTGA
- a CDS encoding integron integrase gives MNNPTNPAAGGFFRDEARAVSFPHWKAVLREEAFPPETMVFYERAVLSFLHFCKARRCGASVRVVRAYLAETRIAETEREALRWFFRRAVGVAPRTGGNDLGDADRPRNRPSRETGTPVPAFHRREVPAAQMEPPPGAADLGRADWERDLIVAARGAHLAWRTETTYREWAARFVVFLKGRPPREARGEDVAEFLSRLAVESRLSPVSQKQALNALVFFLEKGLGRVLGKIGFQRAAAKRRAPVVLSRKECARLFGQLEGTWSLMAELMYGTGVRLMELLRLRVQHVDLERGALIVNGGKGDKDRVTVLPAVLRERLEDHLKRLKRLWREDRAEGAPGVWLPEGLGRKYAGAGERWEWQWLFPSRGLSRDPVSGVRRRHHVTDSAFQLALKKAADAADLNKRVSPHVLRHSFATHLLEGGADIRTVQELLGHAKVETTQIYTHVMRRPGLGVRSPLDTS, from the coding sequence ATGAACAATCCCACCAATCCGGCAGCGGGCGGTTTCTTCCGCGATGAGGCGCGCGCGGTTTCGTTTCCACATTGGAAGGCTGTTTTACGGGAAGAGGCGTTTCCGCCCGAAACGATGGTTTTTTACGAGCGGGCGGTGCTGTCGTTTTTACATTTTTGCAAGGCACGGCGTTGCGGGGCGTCGGTTCGCGTGGTGCGAGCATATTTGGCGGAGACGCGCATTGCGGAGACTGAGAGGGAGGCGTTGCGGTGGTTTTTCAGGAGGGCGGTCGGGGTGGCACCCCGGACTGGCGGCAATGACTTGGGCGACGCGGACAGGCCGCGCAATCGGCCCAGTCGTGAGACGGGAACACCCGTCCCCGCTTTTCACCGGCGGGAGGTTCCGGCCGCCCAGATGGAGCCTCCGCCGGGCGCGGCGGACCTGGGGCGCGCGGACTGGGAGAGGGATCTGATCGTGGCCGCAAGGGGGGCGCATCTGGCGTGGCGCACGGAGACGACTTACCGGGAGTGGGCGGCGCGGTTCGTGGTGTTTTTGAAGGGGAGGCCGCCACGGGAGGCGCGCGGGGAGGATGTGGCGGAATTTTTATCGAGGCTGGCAGTGGAGTCGCGGCTGAGTCCGGTTTCGCAGAAGCAGGCGTTGAATGCGCTGGTGTTCTTTCTGGAAAAGGGACTGGGGCGGGTGCTGGGAAAGATAGGCTTTCAGCGGGCGGCGGCGAAAAGGCGGGCGCCGGTGGTGCTGTCGAGGAAGGAGTGCGCGCGTCTGTTCGGGCAGTTGGAGGGGACGTGGTCGTTAATGGCGGAATTGATGTATGGGACGGGAGTGCGGTTGATGGAGCTGTTGCGCCTGCGGGTGCAGCATGTGGATTTGGAGCGCGGGGCGTTGATCGTGAACGGGGGCAAGGGCGACAAGGACCGGGTGACGGTGCTGCCGGCGGTGTTGAGGGAACGGCTGGAGGATCATTTGAAGAGGCTGAAGCGGCTGTGGCGGGAGGATCGGGCCGAAGGGGCGCCGGGGGTATGGCTGCCGGAGGGGCTGGGGCGCAAGTATGCGGGGGCGGGCGAGCGCTGGGAGTGGCAGTGGCTGTTTCCGTCGCGCGGGTTGAGCCGCGACCCGGTGAGCGGTGTGAGGCGGCGGCATCATGTGACGGATAGCGCGTTCCAACTGGCGTTGAAGAAGGCGGCGGACGCGGCGGATTTGAACAAACGGGTATCGCCGCATGTGCTGCGGCACTCGTTTGCGACGCATTTGCTGGAGGGCGGCGCGGATATCCGGACGGTGCAGGAGTTGCTGGGCCACGCGAAGGTGGAAACGACGCAGATTTATACGCACGTGATGCGCAGGCCGGGCCTTGGGGTGCGCTCACCGTTGGACACGAGTTGA
- the tnpC gene encoding IS66 family transposase, giving the protein MFAAFLKCPVKCWLRSQTTTVEDNPYARWFQERAAAYRAGGAGRLASGAETEVVAQTVDDRTGHRFESRLDAVEHIPSAGRGSPAQAVPVRFHFLNKPGRDESLLLGFDALALTGKGRCTSTHGKLVYGDDYAVKKVRIAELAGEVRRRIGQMAVLLSGTASPELVLNRHCAECGFQRHCRQKAVEQDSLSLLAGMGERERQRLRGKGIFTVTQLSHTFQPRRKPRWLQGRAEKYHHALKALAIRERKIHLVGRPELKIEGTPVYLDVEGLPDRDCYYLIGLRIGSGAAARQHSLWADTDRAEEKIWREFLAVLNTVERPVLIHYGSYETSFLKRMRARHGEPEPGSPAAGAMESALNLVSVIFARIYFPTFSNGLKEIAQYLGFSWSVPEASGVQSVVWRETWSRAPASSERERRNLIAYNADDCAALEVVTQRILDLAATLPPDVVDAAGLKRENPYGFKRNRFFFPELATINQAAYWDYQREKVYVKSDRRLRRALIKVPAGSIRDVPVNRRVQCAAPTQCPHCGLSSLRKYDRASRTVYDLKFTRGGLRRWVVHYHYHRHECRHCRRVFRPPAAGLPDGKFGPALMAYAVYQNIELRLSQEMIDRSLDELFGLPLAQGSASRFKIKAAQVYAATYELLLRRLRHGGLLHVDETKVSVAGCQGCVWVFASLDTVAYVYTQNRESEWLRDFLKNFQGVLVTDFYSGYDALECPKQRCLIHFLRDLNDDLYKHPYDEELKRVGRDFADLVRPMIVTVERRGLKVRFLKKHRRAVDRFYRRLDLAPPGSAVLKKYRERFARERGELFTFLHHDGVPWNNNNAEHAIKAFALLRQVINGVTSEKGLREYLVLLSVCETCKYQGVKFLDFLRSGEQDIHRFATPR; this is encoded by the coding sequence TTGTTCGCCGCCTTTCTGAAGTGCCCGGTCAAGTGCTGGCTGCGGTCTCAGACCACGACGGTCGAGGACAATCCTTACGCCCGTTGGTTTCAGGAAAGGGCAGCAGCTTACCGGGCCGGGGGAGCGGGCCGGCTGGCATCCGGGGCGGAGACGGAAGTGGTGGCGCAGACCGTGGATGACCGCACCGGACACAGGTTCGAATCGCGCCTCGATGCCGTGGAGCACATCCCTTCCGCAGGCCGGGGCAGCCCGGCGCAGGCCGTGCCCGTCCGGTTTCATTTCCTCAACAAGCCGGGCAGGGACGAAAGCCTGCTGCTGGGGTTCGATGCTCTTGCCCTGACCGGAAAGGGCAGGTGCACGTCCACGCACGGCAAACTGGTGTATGGTGACGATTATGCGGTGAAAAAGGTCAGGATCGCCGAACTGGCCGGCGAAGTGCGCAGGCGCATCGGACAAATGGCGGTTTTGCTGTCCGGCACCGCTTCGCCCGAGTTGGTCCTGAATCGACACTGCGCCGAGTGTGGATTCCAAAGGCATTGCCGGCAAAAGGCGGTGGAGCAGGACAGCCTCAGCTTGCTGGCCGGCATGGGCGAGCGGGAACGCCAGCGACTGCGCGGCAAGGGCATCTTCACCGTCACCCAGCTTTCCCACACTTTTCAGCCCCGCCGCAAACCCCGGTGGTTGCAGGGCAGGGCGGAAAAATATCATCACGCGCTCAAGGCCCTGGCCATCCGGGAGCGGAAGATTCATCTGGTGGGCCGGCCGGAATTGAAGATAGAGGGCACGCCGGTCTATCTGGATGTCGAGGGGCTGCCGGACCGCGATTGTTACTATCTCATCGGTTTGCGCATCGGCAGCGGGGCGGCGGCGCGACAGCACAGCCTGTGGGCGGACACCGACCGGGCCGAAGAAAAAATCTGGCGGGAGTTTCTGGCCGTTTTGAATACCGTCGAGCGCCCGGTGCTGATCCATTACGGGAGCTACGAGACCAGTTTTTTGAAACGGATGCGGGCGCGTCACGGAGAACCGGAGCCGGGCTCGCCGGCGGCCGGCGCCATGGAGTCGGCGCTGAACCTGGTTTCCGTGATCTTTGCCCGGATTTATTTCCCGACCTTTTCCAACGGCCTCAAGGAGATCGCCCAGTATCTCGGCTTCAGCTGGTCGGTGCCGGAGGCTTCGGGGGTGCAGTCCGTGGTGTGGCGGGAAACGTGGTCCCGCGCCCCGGCTTCGTCCGAGCGCGAGCGGCGCAATCTGATCGCCTACAATGCGGACGATTGCGCCGCGCTGGAAGTAGTGACGCAGCGGATACTTGACCTGGCGGCGACGCTGCCTCCCGACGTGGTCGATGCGGCGGGCCTGAAGCGGGAGAATCCCTATGGGTTCAAGCGCAACCGGTTTTTCTTCCCCGAACTGGCGACCATCAACCAGGCCGCTTACTGGGACTACCAAAGGGAAAAGGTCTATGTGAAATCCGACCGCCGGTTGCGGCGCGCCCTGATAAAAGTCCCCGCCGGTTCCATAAGAGACGTGCCGGTGAACCGGCGTGTCCAATGCGCGGCGCCGACGCAGTGCCCGCATTGCGGGCTTTCCAGCCTGCGCAAATATGACCGGGCAAGCAGGACGGTTTACGACCTGAAATTCACCCGCGGCGGCTTGCGGCGCTGGGTGGTGCATTATCATTATCACCGCCATGAGTGCCGGCATTGCCGGCGGGTGTTTCGCCCGCCGGCTGCGGGCCTGCCGGACGGCAAGTTCGGCCCGGCGTTGATGGCCTATGCGGTTTACCAGAACATCGAGCTGCGCCTGTCGCAGGAAATGATCGACCGCAGCCTCGACGAACTGTTCGGCCTGCCGCTGGCGCAGGGGAGCGCGAGCCGTTTCAAGATCAAGGCCGCGCAGGTCTATGCCGCGACCTACGAATTGCTCCTGCGGCGCTTGCGGCACGGCGGCCTGCTGCATGTCGATGAAACCAAGGTCAGCGTGGCGGGCTGCCAGGGCTGCGTCTGGGTTTTTGCCAGTCTGGATACGGTGGCCTATGTTTATACCCAAAATCGCGAAAGCGAATGGCTGCGGGATTTTCTTAAAAATTTTCAGGGCGTGCTGGTGACGGACTTTTATTCCGGCTACGACGCCCTTGAGTGTCCCAAGCAGCGCTGCCTCATCCATTTTTTGCGCGACCTGAACGACGATTTATACAAGCACCCCTACGATGAGGAACTGAAGCGCGTGGGCCGGGATTTTGCGGACTTGGTCAGACCGATGATCGTGACGGTCGAGCGTCGTGGACTGAAGGTGCGTTTTCTCAAAAAACACCGTCGGGCGGTTGATCGTTTTTACCGGCGGCTGGACCTCGCGCCGCCGGGCTCCGCGGTTTTAAAAAAATACCGGGAACGCTTCGCGCGGGAGCGGGGGGAGTTGTTCACCTTCCTGCACCATGACGGCGTGCCTTGGAACAACAACAACGCGGAACACGCGATCAAAGCCTTTGCCCTGCTGCGGCAGGTCATCAACGGCGTGACCTCGGAAAAGGGCCTGCGGGAATACCTGGTTTTACTGAGCGTGTGCGAGACCTGCAAATATCAGGGCGTGAAGTTTCTGGATTTCCTGCGTTCCGGCGAACAGGACATCCATCGCTTTGCCACACCACGCTGA
- a CDS encoding type IV secretory system conjugative DNA transfer family protein, with protein sequence MTMLFHFLLAVVSLGCAFAAQRTGMSPGEALAMTAVFAAFALWQAACGVMAARKHSRAKPILALGGFSWSLNDFCRGWLVTGETGSGKTLSAINAMLWQVSKNCPRWGGICIDDKGLYWETLSTMFKHLGREQDLILLQVRPDGAPADWEPPHAFNCLEDARLPFSAKAKDVCDVAASLGQDGDQAFFKAQAEIQMDFAFQALACAELPVTLNNTYEMLSSDARMQDIIGMLDEKNTPQSRELMEHHETQIASQPKEQLGGVRGTLANRLKHFTHPDIAKVFCPDHSTFSFSEIDRCKVICVSIPQRFKTERRYIHTLLKLVFYSHVLLRFDRSAKERANDNLLVLWADEAQKIVTANHDGTSDYNVVDVMREAKATVVAATQSYTSLIPPIGDEQKAKVFIANMANRVMFKAADEESAKIAADTLGKKKYRKRTYGYSAGKRTMSYSEEEKYYVEPHEFRRLRKFQAVVQHCEAGFRRVVLPPRNADGRVCDWFR encoded by the coding sequence ATGACCATGTTGTTTCATTTTCTTCTCGCGGTTGTGAGTCTCGGCTGCGCGTTTGCCGCGCAGCGGACCGGCATGTCGCCGGGCGAGGCGCTGGCGATGACGGCGGTGTTTGCGGCATTCGCGCTCTGGCAGGCGGCGTGTGGCGTGATGGCTGCCCGCAAGCACTCGCGCGCGAAACCGATTCTGGCACTGGGCGGGTTTTCGTGGTCGCTGAACGACTTCTGCCGGGGCTGGCTGGTCACGGGGGAGACGGGTTCGGGAAAAACGCTCTCGGCCATCAACGCCATGCTCTGGCAGGTCTCGAAAAACTGCCCGCGCTGGGGCGGCATCTGCATCGACGACAAGGGGCTTTATTGGGAGACGCTTTCAACGATGTTCAAACATCTCGGACGCGAGCAGGATTTGATTTTGCTGCAAGTGCGGCCGGACGGCGCGCCTGCGGACTGGGAGCCGCCGCACGCATTCAACTGCCTTGAGGATGCGCGCCTGCCCTTTTCGGCGAAGGCGAAGGACGTGTGCGATGTCGCCGCCTCGCTCGGGCAGGACGGCGATCAGGCGTTTTTCAAGGCGCAGGCGGAAATCCAGATGGACTTTGCGTTTCAGGCGCTGGCGTGCGCCGAGTTGCCGGTCACGCTCAACAACACCTACGAAATGCTTTCATCGGATGCGCGGATGCAGGACATCATCGGCATGCTGGACGAAAAAAACACGCCGCAGTCGCGCGAACTGATGGAGCATCACGAAACGCAAATCGCCAGCCAGCCCAAGGAGCAACTGGGCGGGGTGCGCGGCACGCTCGCCAACCGGTTGAAGCATTTCACACACCCGGACATCGCGAAAGTGTTTTGTCCGGACCACTCGACGTTTTCGTTTTCGGAAATCGACCGGTGCAAGGTGATCTGCGTTTCGATTCCGCAACGCTTCAAAACCGAACGGAGGTACATTCACACGCTGCTCAAGCTCGTGTTTTATTCGCACGTGTTGCTGCGCTTCGACCGGTCCGCGAAGGAACGGGCGAATGACAACCTGCTCGTCCTGTGGGCCGACGAGGCGCAAAAGATCGTGACGGCGAACCATGACGGCACGAGCGATTACAACGTCGTGGACGTGATGCGCGAGGCGAAGGCCACGGTGGTCGCGGCGACGCAATCCTACACCTCGCTCATCCCGCCGATTGGCGACGAGCAGAAAGCGAAGGTGTTTATAGCGAACATGGCGAACCGCGTCATGTTCAAGGCCGCCGACGAGGAATCGGCGAAAATCGCGGCCGACACGCTAGGCAAGAAGAAATACCGGAAGCGCACCTACGGTTACTCCGCCGGCAAGCGGACGATGTCGTATTCCGAGGAGGAAAAGTATTATGTCGAGCCGCACGAGTTCCGCCGGCTGCGGAAGTTTCAGGCGGTCGTGCAGCACTGCGAGGCGGGGTTCCGGCGCGTGGTGCTGCCGCCGCGCAATGCGGACGGGCGCGTGTGCGACTGGTTCCGCTAA
- a CDS encoding AAA family ATPase has product MNTIADGWFHQRREQLRNLGAHLREHIKGQAHVIGCVESVLRRGELGLAHPGRPKGSFLFVGPTGTGKTEITNAFTGYLFGGAKPLRFDMSEYQNQASVEKLIGEKVGDIGMLGRALAKAGETHGGNGGTLLFDEIEKAHPLVLDLFLQILDDASITLASGERKNLSGFYIVCTSNIGASEAMRMQSAPFASIERTVLARVNQTLRPELVGRMTEKIVFSRLPYAVQREICESMIAGELARLRGLGHDLKITPDDVEAILRAGFHKTLGARPMRGAVERFLQNRMVSALLA; this is encoded by the coding sequence ATGAATACCATCGCCGATGGCTGGTTTCACCAGCGCCGCGAACAGCTTCGCAATCTCGGCGCGCATCTGCGCGAACATATCAAGGGGCAGGCACATGTCATAGGGTGCGTGGAATCCGTGTTGCGACGCGGCGAACTCGGTCTTGCGCATCCGGGGCGTCCCAAAGGGTCTTTTTTGTTCGTAGGCCCGACGGGCACTGGAAAAACCGAGATTACGAATGCGTTCACGGGGTATTTGTTCGGCGGAGCAAAGCCGTTGCGCTTCGACATGTCCGAGTATCAAAACCAGGCGTCGGTGGAAAAATTGATCGGGGAGAAAGTCGGCGACATCGGCATGCTCGGTCGCGCGCTCGCAAAAGCCGGGGAAACGCACGGTGGCAATGGCGGCACGCTTTTGTTTGATGAAATCGAAAAGGCGCATCCGCTGGTGCTCGATTTGTTTTTGCAGATATTGGATGACGCGAGCATCACGCTGGCGAGTGGCGAGCGAAAAAACCTTTCCGGTTTTTATATCGTGTGCACGTCGAACATCGGCGCGTCGGAGGCCATGCGGATGCAGTCAGCGCCATTTGCGAGCATCGAGCGCACGGTGCTTGCGCGGGTAAATCAAACACTGCGCCCCGAGTTGGTGGGGCGCATGACGGAAAAGATTGTATTCTCGCGTCTGCCCTACGCGGTGCAGCGGGAGATATGCGAAAGCATGATCGCGGGCGAACTGGCGCGGCTGCGCGGGCTGGGGCACGACCTGAAAATTACCCCCGACGATGTGGAGGCGATTTTGCGAGCGGGTTTCCACAAGACGCTTGGCGCGCGCCCCATGCGCGGAGCCGTGGAGCGATTTTTACAAAATCGTATGGTGTCTGCTTTACTTGCTTAG